CTCCGGTCGAGCTAAAGCTCGACCGCTACAATATCTAAGGCTAGCGGGTCCAGAAGCCGGTCGGGTCGATGGAGCGGATGACGCGCAGCTCTTTTTCTGACGGCTCCGACGTCGTCGAGCAATCCGGCGCGAATCGGACAGGCCAGCCCGTGTTCGCGCGGATGTCGTCGGCGCTGACGCCGGGATGGATCGACGCGACGTACGCCAGACCGTCGTCGCCGAAGCGCAGTACGGCCATCGTCGTGATGATCGCGCTCGGGCCGCCGCGCGGAAGACCCTGACGCTCGCGCCAACCGGCCCCGTCACCATTTCCGGGTGAGGTCACATACGCGACCCGCTCGACCAGTCGGCGCGAATTGTGGTCGACGATGACGACGAAGCGCTTCGCGAGTGACGCGATGTCCGCTGCGCCCCCGCTGCCCGGCAACTTGACGAATTCCTTGCCGTCGCGGCCGGCATACGACGTGTTGATGTTGCCGAAACGGTCGACTTCCGCGCCGCCGATGTAGCCGAGATCGACCTCGCCTTTTTGGAGCAAGCCCATCACAGTCGACATGCTGCAGCACATCGACGCGCCCTCGATGTTCGGCGGATCGCCCATCGTGTAGAGAAGCGACTCGGACGGGCGGTCGCGGATGACGCCGTTCTCGAAAAAGCCGACAGCGTTCGGCGCGTGCATCCGCTTGGCGAGCGCGAACGCGATCAGCGGCAGACGCATGCCCACGAAAACGACGTCGCCGTCACCGATCTCTCGCGAGCCCGCGACGACCATGAGCTCGGCCGGCGAATAGCTCTGGTTAGTCATGTCGCGCTGTAATTAACCGGCGCGGCGGGGCAGTTGCCGCGAACGGCGAGCGATCGCCAACGATCTGCGCCGAGCGATTCGAGGAAGCGATCGCGGCCTTCGACGTCGTGCACCCATCGATCGAGCCACGCATCGGTGCCAGCGGCGGTTTTCGTCGCAGTGTGATACTCGCCGTAGTACGCATGATCGCGGCCATAATAGCCTTGGACCGACGACGGATGCGCGCCGCCGGGCTCGTGCACGACCGCGGTGACGCGATGCGGAGGGACGAGCACGCGATTCGGATCGCTCGTGATGACCGACCGGTCGACGATCTCCTCGGCGACGACGATGACGCGCTTGCCGGCTAGCGCGGCCTCGGCGCTGACGCCCAGGTTGCCCCACGCATGACAGCCGCCGTCTGCCGATGCGCGCTGGACATTGAGGATCGTCACGTCCGGCACGATGGCGGGCACGAAGAGCAGCTGCTCGTCCCCGAACGGCGACGCGCCGCGCTTGAACGGGCCGCCTTCTTTTGCGATATCGCTTCCGAGCAAGGTGCGGGTCGGAAGGTAGGGTACGCCGAGCGCGCCCGCGTTCAAACCGAGAGATATCGAGAAGTTCGAATGGTCGACGATCTCGATCGGGTTCGGCACGCCGCTTTCGGCTGCGCGCCGATAGTTGTAGCCGAGACCCGCGCTGACGTTGCCGATCCACGCGGCGATGACGCGAGCGACGCAGCCGGCGCCGATGAGTTGGTCGAAAAGGATGTCGGAGATCGGGCCGATGAGCGTCAGGTCGCGTCGTCGTTGACGGATGATCTCATGCCCTGCCGCAAACGGGATGAGCGCCTCGAGCGCGAGACCCATCGCGACGGAATCGCCGTCGCCGACGTAGCGCGAGATGGCCTCGCGCATCGTCAATATCTTGCTCGAGGCCATTCAGTGAGGCCGCGGCGGTGGAGATAAATCTCGACCGCTCCCTATTAGCTTGTAAGACCGCGGCGGTCGACCGTTAAGGTCGACCGCTCCATCCTCTAAGTCCATTTTTCGTTTTCGATCGATCGCCCAATCACTCGCCGGTGAACTTGGCCATCTTCTTGTCGACGTACGAATTGAGGCCTTCCTTCGCATCCTTGCTCTGGAAGAGGAGCTGTTGCAATTCGCGTTCGATCGCCAGCGCCTCGGAGAACGGCACCTCGGCGCCCGACTGCACGGCGCGCTTGATGTTGCCGACCGCCTTCGCCGCTTTGTTCGGCGTCGTGAACTGTTTCGCGTACGTCATGACGTCGCTCATGAAGCTAGCGCCGTCACCGTCGTAGATCTCGGTGACCATGCCGTACTCTTGCGCTTCCTCGAACGAGAAGGTGCGGCCGGTAACCATGAGCTCGATCGCCTTCGCCTTGCCGACGAGCCGTGCCAGTCGCTGCGTGCCGCCGGTGCCCGGCAGAACTCCCAACGCGACTTCGGGTAGTCCGATCTTGCCTGCGTTGCGCCGCGCAAGGCGGATGTCGCAGGCCATCGCGATCTCGAGGCCGCCGCCGACCGTATGGCCGTTGAGCGCGGCGATGACGAGCTTCGGCGTCTGCTCGAGGCGCGTCAGCGTCTCATTGGCGTGCAGGCAGAAGTAATACTTGAACGTCGGATCGACTTGCTGGAGCATGCCGATGTTCGCGCCGGCGCAGAAGAACTTCTCGCCGGCTCCGGTGAGGACGATGACCTGCGCCTCTTTGTCGAAGCGCGCCTTCAGGATCGCGTCGTCGAGCTGGCGCATCATCTCGTGCGTGTACGTATTCGCCGGCGGATCGTCGAGCGTGATGATGGCGATGCCGCCTTGCTTCTCGTACTTGACGAGCGTCTTTTCCGCGATGGTGGTAGCCACGGTGATCTCCTTTTGCCGAGCTTCGCCCGGCCGGTCGAGCTAAAGCTCGACCGCTAC
The Candidatus Eremiobacteraceae bacterium genome window above contains:
- a CDS encoding CoA-transferase, which gives rise to MTNQSYSPAELMVVAGSREIGDGDVVFVGMRLPLIAFALAKRMHAPNAVGFFENGVIRDRPSESLLYTMGDPPNIEGASMCCSMSTVMGLLQKGEVDLGYIGGAEVDRFGNINTSYAGRDGKEFVKLPGSGGAADIASLAKRFVVIVDHNSRRLVERVAYVTSPGNGDGAGWRERQGLPRGGPSAIITTMAVLRFGDDGLAYVASIHPGVSADDIRANTGWPVRFAPDCSTTSEPSEKELRVIRSIDPTGFWTR
- a CDS encoding enoyl-CoA hydratase/isomerase family protein, which produces MATTIAEKTLVKYEKQGGIAIITLDDPPANTYTHEMMRQLDDAILKARFDKEAQVIVLTGAGEKFFCAGANIGMLQQVDPTFKYYFCLHANETLTRLEQTPKLVIAALNGHTVGGGLEIAMACDIRLARRNAGKIGLPEVALGVLPGTGGTQRLARLVGKAKAIELMVTGRTFSFEEAQEYGMVTEIYDGDGASFMSDVMTYAKQFTTPNKAAKAVGNIKRAVQSGAEVPFSEALAIERELQQLLFQSKDAKEGLNSYVDKKMAKFTGE
- a CDS encoding CoA-transferase, coding for MREAISRYVGDGDSVAMGLALEALIPFAAGHEIIRQRRRDLTLIGPISDILFDQLIGAGCVARVIAAWIGNVSAGLGYNYRRAAESGVPNPIEIVDHSNFSISLGLNAGALGVPYLPTRTLLGSDIAKEGGPFKRGASPFGDEQLLFVPAIVPDVTILNVQRASADGGCHAWGNLGVSAEAALAGKRVIVVAEEIVDRSVITSDPNRVLVPPHRVTAVVHEPGGAHPSSVQGYYGRDHAYYGEYHTATKTAAGTDAWLDRWVHDVEGRDRFLESLGADRWRSLAVRGNCPAAPVNYSAT